One region of Rana temporaria chromosome 11, aRanTem1.1, whole genome shotgun sequence genomic DNA includes:
- the LOC120917145 gene encoding para-nitrobenzyl esterase-like isoform X2 produces MDLSRGSTQGEQGSHSEIKPLVDSEEEEEEVVKFLEQRFDTTDSSCSFPTYKTLAAIGVGIILFSLLVAGFAYLSGKSACTLVDVSTSCGKVRGHHCDHVYLFKGIPYASPPTGPLRWRPPVEPTCWNDTLTATEFKSMCAQVRPLSETGTVMGSEDCLYVNVWTPSLDHEAKLPVMVWIHGGYLLISSGSEPGYCPNEDLASHTIHVSFNYRLNAFGFLALAELREGSPTNTSGNYGLMDQVAALKWVQKNIQYFGGDPNKVTIYGQSAGGTSVWTMMVSPLAKGLFHRAIDMSGSSLFKATMAQAEKDNQVFLKKTGCKDAKCLRQLNITKILQSIPWKEYPEWAAEDLFDLPQKEKFIGPLPVVDGYVVPSSPLDIWKEKKMGYSDVPYVIGTTLQETEFAPFFANMSKWTEEDYRWFVKLRLNTFGGSLADEALYLYPTSEFCTQPERCVEKTYMTMVSDLRASCPNNELAKQAAASLSSPVYRYQVTYSPSRPVKVNSLFFTYESWFSFHMLDILGFFGTLDSAFGETTEADRDFQRLIRKYFIYFAKEGNMPPEWPEYPNGTALLSTSLSVGKDYRSAQCALWEKYNMYSYAWIN; encoded by the exons ATGGATCTCAG TCGTGGGAGTACTCAAGGAGAGCAAGGCTCACATTCAGAGATTAAGCCCCTTGTGGActcggaggaagaagaagaagaagtagtaAAGTTTCTGGAGCAGCGCTTTGATACAACTGACTCTTCCTGCAGCTTTCCAACCTACAAGACACTCGCTGCTATAGGTGTTGGGATTATACTGTTCAGCTTGCTGGTAGCCGGTTTCGCTTATCTGTCTGGAAAGTCAGCATGTACCCTGGTAGATGTGTCAACATCGTGTGGAAAGGTTCGTGGTCATCATTGCGATCATGTTTATTTGTTTAAAGGAATTCCTTATGCCAGTCCCCCCACTGGACCATTGCGTTGGAGGCCTCCTGTGGAGCCCACCTGTTGGAATGACACTCTCACTGCCACAGAGTTCAAGTCCATGTGTGCCCAAGTGAGGCCTTTGAGTGAGACGGGCACAGTGATGGGCTCAGAAGATTGCCTGTATGTCAATGTGTGGACACCATCACTGGATCATGAAGCCAAGCTGCCAGTCATGGTTTGGATCCACGGAGGTTACCTATTAATTTCCAGTGGGTCAGAGCCTGGCTATTGTCCCAATGAAGATCTGGCCAGCCATACCATCCATGTCAGCTTCAACTACCGCCTTAATGCATTTGGATTCCTGGCTTTGGCTGAACTCCGAGAAGGATCTCCTACCAACACCTCTG GAAATTATGGATTAATGGATCAGGTGGCTGCTCTAAAATGGGTACAGAAGAACATCCAATATTTTGGCGGTGACCCAAACAAGGTGACGATTTATGGCCAAAGCGCAG GAGGGACTTCAGTGTGGACTATGATGGTGTCCCCTTTGGCCAAGGGTCTCTTTCATCGTGCCATTGATATGAGTGGATCCTCTCTGTTTAAGGCCACTATGGCTCAGGCAGAAAAGGACAATCAGGTTTTCCTGAAGAAGACAGGCTGCAAAGACGCTAAATGTTTGAGGCAGCTGAACATAACCAAGATCCTTCAA TCCATCCCTTGGAAGGAATACCCAGAATGGGCAGCAGAAGACCTGTTTGACTTGccacaaaaagaaaaatttattGGCCCGTTGCCTGTAGTGGATGGATATGTGGTGCCATCTTCCCCACTGGATATATGGAAGGAGAAGAAAATGGGCTACAGTGACGTACCATATGTGATCGGTACCACTCTGCAAGAAACTGAGTTTGC CCCATTTTTTGCCAACATGTCCAAGTGGACTGAAGAGGATTACCGCTGGTTTGTCAAAT TACGTCTGAACACATTTGGGGGAAGTCTGGCAGACGAGGCTCTGTATCTCTATCCCACCTCGGAGTTCTGCACCCAGCCTGAGCGATGTGTGGAGAAGACCTACATGACAATGGTGTCTGACCTGAGAGCCTCATGTCCCAACAATGAGCTGGCCAAACAAGCAGCAG CTTCATTGTCGAGCCCTGTCTACCGCTATCAGGTCACCTACTCTCCATCTAGGCCAGTTAAAGTTAATAGCCTCTTCTTCACCTATGAAAGCTGGTTTTCCTTTCATATGCTGGATATCCTGGGATTTTTTGGAACACTGGATTCCGCTTTTGGAGAGACTACAGAAGCAGACCGTGACTTCCAGAGGCTGATAAGAAAATACTTCATTTACTTTGCCAAAGAAG GAAACATGCCACCTGAATGGCCAGAGTACCCCAATGGGACAGCGCTATTGTCCACATCGCTGTCTGTAGGGAAGGACTATCGCTCAGCTCAGTGTGCACTCTGGGAGAAGTACAACATGTATTCTTATGCCTGGATAAACTga
- the LOC120917145 gene encoding para-nitrobenzyl esterase-like isoform X1: MLKQRRMAGNNRGSTQGEQGSHSEIKPLVDSEEEEEEVVKFLEQRFDTTDSSCSFPTYKTLAAIGVGIILFSLLVAGFAYLSGKSACTLVDVSTSCGKVRGHHCDHVYLFKGIPYASPPTGPLRWRPPVEPTCWNDTLTATEFKSMCAQVRPLSETGTVMGSEDCLYVNVWTPSLDHEAKLPVMVWIHGGYLLISSGSEPGYCPNEDLASHTIHVSFNYRLNAFGFLALAELREGSPTNTSGNYGLMDQVAALKWVQKNIQYFGGDPNKVTIYGQSAGGTSVWTMMVSPLAKGLFHRAIDMSGSSLFKATMAQAEKDNQVFLKKTGCKDAKCLRQLNITKILQSIPWKEYPEWAAEDLFDLPQKEKFIGPLPVVDGYVVPSSPLDIWKEKKMGYSDVPYVIGTTLQETEFAPFFANMSKWTEEDYRWFVKLRLNTFGGSLADEALYLYPTSEFCTQPERCVEKTYMTMVSDLRASCPNNELAKQAAASLSSPVYRYQVTYSPSRPVKVNSLFFTYESWFSFHMLDILGFFGTLDSAFGETTEADRDFQRLIRKYFIYFAKEGNMPPEWPEYPNGTALLSTSLSVGKDYRSAQCALWEKYNMYSYAWIN; the protein is encoded by the exons ATGTTAAAGCAAAGAAGAATGGCGGGGAACAA TCGTGGGAGTACTCAAGGAGAGCAAGGCTCACATTCAGAGATTAAGCCCCTTGTGGActcggaggaagaagaagaagaagtagtaAAGTTTCTGGAGCAGCGCTTTGATACAACTGACTCTTCCTGCAGCTTTCCAACCTACAAGACACTCGCTGCTATAGGTGTTGGGATTATACTGTTCAGCTTGCTGGTAGCCGGTTTCGCTTATCTGTCTGGAAAGTCAGCATGTACCCTGGTAGATGTGTCAACATCGTGTGGAAAGGTTCGTGGTCATCATTGCGATCATGTTTATTTGTTTAAAGGAATTCCTTATGCCAGTCCCCCCACTGGACCATTGCGTTGGAGGCCTCCTGTGGAGCCCACCTGTTGGAATGACACTCTCACTGCCACAGAGTTCAAGTCCATGTGTGCCCAAGTGAGGCCTTTGAGTGAGACGGGCACAGTGATGGGCTCAGAAGATTGCCTGTATGTCAATGTGTGGACACCATCACTGGATCATGAAGCCAAGCTGCCAGTCATGGTTTGGATCCACGGAGGTTACCTATTAATTTCCAGTGGGTCAGAGCCTGGCTATTGTCCCAATGAAGATCTGGCCAGCCATACCATCCATGTCAGCTTCAACTACCGCCTTAATGCATTTGGATTCCTGGCTTTGGCTGAACTCCGAGAAGGATCTCCTACCAACACCTCTG GAAATTATGGATTAATGGATCAGGTGGCTGCTCTAAAATGGGTACAGAAGAACATCCAATATTTTGGCGGTGACCCAAACAAGGTGACGATTTATGGCCAAAGCGCAG GAGGGACTTCAGTGTGGACTATGATGGTGTCCCCTTTGGCCAAGGGTCTCTTTCATCGTGCCATTGATATGAGTGGATCCTCTCTGTTTAAGGCCACTATGGCTCAGGCAGAAAAGGACAATCAGGTTTTCCTGAAGAAGACAGGCTGCAAAGACGCTAAATGTTTGAGGCAGCTGAACATAACCAAGATCCTTCAA TCCATCCCTTGGAAGGAATACCCAGAATGGGCAGCAGAAGACCTGTTTGACTTGccacaaaaagaaaaatttattGGCCCGTTGCCTGTAGTGGATGGATATGTGGTGCCATCTTCCCCACTGGATATATGGAAGGAGAAGAAAATGGGCTACAGTGACGTACCATATGTGATCGGTACCACTCTGCAAGAAACTGAGTTTGC CCCATTTTTTGCCAACATGTCCAAGTGGACTGAAGAGGATTACCGCTGGTTTGTCAAAT TACGTCTGAACACATTTGGGGGAAGTCTGGCAGACGAGGCTCTGTATCTCTATCCCACCTCGGAGTTCTGCACCCAGCCTGAGCGATGTGTGGAGAAGACCTACATGACAATGGTGTCTGACCTGAGAGCCTCATGTCCCAACAATGAGCTGGCCAAACAAGCAGCAG CTTCATTGTCGAGCCCTGTCTACCGCTATCAGGTCACCTACTCTCCATCTAGGCCAGTTAAAGTTAATAGCCTCTTCTTCACCTATGAAAGCTGGTTTTCCTTTCATATGCTGGATATCCTGGGATTTTTTGGAACACTGGATTCCGCTTTTGGAGAGACTACAGAAGCAGACCGTGACTTCCAGAGGCTGATAAGAAAATACTTCATTTACTTTGCCAAAGAAG GAAACATGCCACCTGAATGGCCAGAGTACCCCAATGGGACAGCGCTATTGTCCACATCGCTGTCTGTAGGGAAGGACTATCGCTCAGCTCAGTGTGCACTCTGGGAGAAGTACAACATGTATTCTTATGCCTGGATAAACTga